DNA sequence from the Prosthecobacter sp. SYSU 5D2 genome:
CGAGAAAACCAGCGCCGGCTTTCCCACCTCGGCAATGATGTTGGCCATCGTGTAGGTCTTTCCCGATCCCGTCACACCTAACAAAGTTTGATGCCGGTTACCGGCACGTACCGATTTTACCAGCTTGGCAATCGCCTGGGCCTGGTCGCCTTTCGGCTCGTATTCGCGGTTGAGTTGGAAGGGGGAGGACATGATCAAGGCTGGGGGATCTCCAACTGCTTGCAAATGGCTCGTGCCGTATTCTCTTTCACTTCCCGATGACGGGGTACGCTGGTCAGTTTTCGGTTGGCCGGGTTGAACCAGATGGAATGGTTTCCTCCTTGCCGGTAGAGAATGCATCCATGCTGGCGCAAATGCTTTTCGAGATCACTCAGCTTCATGCAGTCGCCAGTTGGAAACTGCGCTTCACACTTAAAGGACTGCGAGACTGCTCAGCCAGCTCCCGCTGGCAATCGAGCACGAGTTG
Encoded proteins:
- a CDS encoding type II toxin-antitoxin system HicA family toxin, translated to MKLSDLEKHLRQHGCILYRQGGNHSIWFNPANRKLTSVPRHREVKENTARAICKQLEIPQP